From the Crateriforma spongiae genome, one window contains:
- a CDS encoding DUF6786 family protein, whose amino-acid sequence MNWSLVFFSTAFLASLACLFSFPVGAAQPSAEPGTFGHDVDFLRKHGDVIVLKGDSDSSQIAVVADYQGRVMTSTANGEAGTSFGWLNHDLIASGETRPHINVFGGEDRFWMGPEGGQFSIFFKGGDEFTLENWQTPAAIDTEPFSVVSKDQSSVSFQRKISLTNYSGFPFDLQVDRDISVLSSEQMESALNVQLGDAVKSVGFQSDNRITNIGSHAWHKDTGLLSIWILGMFNPSDQATIIVPYKKPLTLNSDYFGDVPADRLVTTEAAVLFKGDGRFRSKIGLPPESIVPVCGSYDAQQQVLTIVQYSFAGDRDYVNSQWKIQDNPYGGDVVNSYNDGPVDDGTQLGPFYELESSSPAKPLAPGESIQHVHKTFHIEGEYQDLNRIAKTVLGVDLDDTTILSQTQPTKQ is encoded by the coding sequence ATGAATTGGTCTCTTGTATTTTTTTCCACCGCGTTTCTTGCGTCGCTGGCGTGTCTGTTCAGTTTTCCTGTCGGTGCAGCACAACCCTCCGCCGAACCCGGAACCTTCGGCCACGACGTCGATTTTCTTCGCAAGCACGGTGACGTCATTGTCTTGAAAGGCGATTCCGATTCCAGCCAAATCGCCGTGGTCGCCGACTATCAGGGCCGGGTGATGACCAGCACAGCCAACGGTGAAGCGGGGACCAGTTTCGGATGGCTGAATCACGACCTGATCGCTTCGGGCGAAACGCGTCCCCACATCAACGTGTTCGGCGGCGAAGACCGTTTCTGGATGGGCCCGGAAGGCGGTCAGTTTTCAATCTTTTTCAAAGGCGGCGATGAATTCACTTTGGAAAACTGGCAGACGCCGGCGGCGATCGATACCGAACCGTTTTCGGTCGTGTCCAAGGATCAATCCAGCGTTTCGTTTCAGCGGAAAATCAGCCTGACAAACTACAGCGGTTTTCCGTTTGATCTTCAAGTCGATCGCGACATTTCGGTGCTGTCGTCCGAACAAATGGAATCGGCACTGAACGTCCAACTTGGTGACGCAGTCAAATCGGTCGGCTTTCAATCCGACAACCGAATCACCAACATCGGATCACATGCTTGGCACAAAGATACCGGTCTGTTGTCGATCTGGATTTTGGGCATGTTCAACCCATCGGACCAAGCAACCATCATCGTCCCGTACAAAAAGCCTTTGACGCTGAACAGTGACTACTTCGGCGACGTTCCAGCCGATCGATTGGTGACAACGGAAGCCGCCGTTCTGTTCAAAGGCGACGGACGATTCCGATCGAAAATTGGATTGCCGCCCGAATCGATCGTTCCGGTGTGCGGCAGCTACGACGCCCAGCAACAAGTCCTAACGATCGTCCAGTACTCGTTTGCTGGTGATCGTGACTATGTAAATTCTCAGTGGAAGATTCAAGACAATCCGTACGGTGGCGATGTTGTCAATTCGTACAACGACGGTCCGGTCGATGACGGTACCCAGCTGGGCCCTTTTTACGAATTGGAATCATCATCGCCCGCAAAACCACTGGCACCCGGTGAAAGCATTCAACATGTCCACAAAACCTTCCATATCGAAGGCGAATACCAGGATCTGAATCGAATCGCCAAGACGGTTTTAGGCGTCGACCTGGATGACACAACCATCCTTTCGCAAACGCAGCCGACGAAGCAATGA
- a CDS encoding sugar phosphate isomerase/epimerase family protein: MNHQRRRFLTSSAGFLAASALTKSVLAQPSGQRRFTVDLRWGSIGVKASQREAIILAAKHGFESVAASPAELAKLSDSENQDLLGELADAGLVWGSSGLPLDFRKDEARFQEGLRQLPTLAAAAKRAGVTRMGTWITPGSDELTYVANFRQHAQRLRQCAKVLQDHGLRFGLEYVGTPSLRNSKRYPFIHTMRETADLHAEIGVNNMGFVLDSWHWYTARETADDIRALDSKQVVGCDLNDAPAGLDIDQQQDNQRELPMATGVIDVQSFLEALVDIGYDGPVRAEPFNKPLNQLDNDAACAKTSAAIHQAFALLD; encoded by the coding sequence ATGAACCACCAACGACGCCGTTTTCTTACTTCCTCCGCCGGTTTCCTTGCGGCAAGTGCGCTGACCAAGTCCGTGCTTGCCCAGCCGTCAGGGCAACGTCGTTTTACCGTGGATTTGCGTTGGGGCAGCATTGGCGTCAAAGCCAGCCAGCGGGAAGCGATCATATTGGCCGCCAAGCATGGATTCGAATCCGTGGCGGCGTCGCCGGCAGAGTTGGCCAAGTTGTCCGATAGCGAAAACCAGGACTTGCTGGGCGAACTGGCCGACGCCGGATTGGTCTGGGGTTCCAGCGGCTTGCCACTGGACTTTCGCAAGGACGAGGCGCGTTTCCAGGAAGGATTGCGTCAGTTGCCAACGCTCGCGGCCGCCGCGAAACGAGCAGGTGTGACGCGAATGGGGACTTGGATCACTCCCGGCAGCGACGAATTGACTTACGTCGCCAATTTCCGCCAGCACGCCCAACGCCTTCGCCAGTGCGCCAAAGTGTTGCAAGACCACGGTCTTCGGTTTGGCTTGGAATATGTGGGCACACCATCCTTGCGAAATTCCAAACGCTATCCGTTTATCCATACCATGCGTGAAACGGCTGATTTGCATGCCGAAATCGGCGTCAACAACATGGGATTTGTCTTGGATTCGTGGCACTGGTACACCGCTCGCGAAACCGCGGACGACATTCGTGCATTGGATTCAAAACAAGTGGTCGGGTGCGATCTGAATGACGCGCCGGCGGGGCTGGACATCGACCAGCAACAAGACAACCAGCGGGAATTGCCGATGGCCACGGGCGTCATCGATGTTCAATCCTTTTTGGAAGCTTTGGTCGACATCGGGTACGACGGTCCCGTTCGCGCTGAACCGTTCAACAAGCCGCTGAATCAATTGGACAATGACGCGGCATGCGCCAAGACGTCTGCAGCGATCCACCAGGCGTTTGCCTTGCTGGATTGA
- a CDS encoding alpha/beta fold hydrolase: MDLIERQTIALTDEVLVGVRLTVACRTKIAFPHRIYCPSKATNRRTRILGSPTAMKIQDFRKRQQMHSLEGLIDTPLQIAATDVGDGDAVVLLHGIPTWSFLFHEVIDPLAEHFRVVAPDMAGYGYSDRRDRFDRSIEFQADVIESLLDEMGVDRAHFVAHDIGGGVALILADRRPELVRSMVLSNSVAYDSWPVDEMLALGHPRNAQLSREEMTDKLVESFQFGLSRKERLTDEFKEGIIAPYQEPEGIVSLVRNAASLNTNHTTPLTHRLHKMQQSTLLLWGEDDRWQPIDTAERLVKDLPNAELHPMRNCSHWTPQDNPDEFVSETLRFLQATPVAV, from the coding sequence GTGGATCTGATTGAGCGGCAAACGATCGCGTTGACCGATGAAGTACTGGTCGGCGTTCGACTGACCGTCGCTTGTCGGACGAAGATCGCGTTTCCCCATCGCATCTATTGTCCGTCCAAGGCGACCAATCGCAGAACTCGTATTTTGGGAAGCCCCACAGCAATGAAGATCCAAGACTTTCGCAAACGTCAGCAAATGCATTCTCTGGAAGGTTTGATTGACACCCCGCTGCAAATCGCGGCGACCGATGTCGGCGACGGGGACGCAGTGGTGTTGCTGCATGGCATACCGACTTGGTCGTTTTTGTTTCACGAGGTCATTGATCCGCTGGCCGAGCATTTTCGTGTTGTTGCCCCCGACATGGCGGGCTATGGCTATTCCGACCGTCGGGATCGTTTTGATCGTTCGATCGAGTTTCAAGCGGACGTGATCGAAAGCCTCCTTGATGAAATGGGCGTTGATCGGGCGCACTTCGTTGCCCATGACATCGGCGGTGGCGTTGCTCTGATCCTGGCAGATCGTCGTCCCGAATTGGTGCGTTCGATGGTGCTGTCCAACAGTGTTGCCTATGACAGTTGGCCGGTGGACGAAATGCTGGCTCTAGGACACCCGCGTAACGCACAATTGAGCCGTGAAGAGATGACCGACAAACTGGTCGAGAGTTTCCAATTTGGGCTTTCAAGAAAAGAACGATTGACCGACGAGTTCAAGGAGGGAATCATCGCGCCTTACCAAGAACCTGAAGGAATCGTCAGCCTAGTACGTAACGCGGCAAGTTTGAACACCAACCACACGACACCCCTAACGCATCGCCTGCACAAGATGCAGCAGTCGACGCTTTTGCTGTGGGGTGAAGACGATCGCTGGCAACCTATCGACACTGCCGAGCGTTTGGTCAAAGACCTGCCCAACGCGGAACTTCACCCGATGCGGAATTGTTCGCACTGGACACCGCAAGACAATCCGGACGAATTCGTCAGTGAAACACTGCGATTCTTGCAAGCGACCCCCGTCGCGGTCTGA
- a CDS encoding rhodanese-like domain-containing protein produces MKKGTMSLADCCADHLGAGIIRLCNFAFAVVESGRCRLGRTPVRTITTNDLVHWLESDERSPVLVDVRSDAELAISRISGAITRKQFESDPRSYSGRPVVAYCTVGGRSYLFAAKLVDSGVDAVNYRDSILGWCNAGLPLVKADGRPTTDVHPYWRLFKVPDSYQVRMSS; encoded by the coding sequence ATGAAGAAGGGCACCATGTCGCTGGCGGATTGCTGTGCAGATCATTTAGGCGCTGGCATCATACGACTATGCAATTTTGCGTTCGCAGTTGTCGAATCAGGGCGGTGTCGATTGGGGCGGACGCCGGTGCGGACCATCACGACAAACGACTTGGTTCATTGGTTGGAATCTGATGAACGATCGCCGGTCTTGGTGGATGTCCGCAGCGATGCAGAACTTGCCATTTCACGGATCTCCGGTGCAATCACTCGCAAGCAATTCGAATCGGACCCGCGGTCGTATTCCGGCCGGCCTGTGGTGGCGTACTGCACCGTCGGCGGTCGCAGCTATCTTTTCGCCGCCAAGTTGGTCGATTCGGGGGTGGACGCGGTCAATTATCGCGACAGCATTCTGGGATGGTGCAATGCCGGTTTGCCTTTGGTGAAGGCGGATGGCCGGCCGACGACCGACGTGCATCCGTACTGGCGATTGTTCAAAGTTCCGGATTCGTACCAGGTGCGCATGTCGAGCTGA
- a CDS encoding MgtC/SapB family protein, with the protein MESFQSLAISLGLGLLVGLQREWKESDIAGIRTFPLITMLGTLCVIASDGVGWLSAAGLLSVAAMLAIANIAKLRSGVNSSGMTTEVAVLLMYVVGSALAVNQTGPAIVTAGVAAVLLHWKARLHGVVDAMTAKDLRAVMNLALIGLIILPLLPDETYGPYNVLNPFSIWRMVVLIVGISMAAYVAQKLLGAKAGAVLGGIFGGLISSTATTVSYARQTKDTPNISAIAALVIMIASTIVNIRVLIEIGAVAPALLDVAFPPIAAMLVLMVLECALLYMPVRKQDTTAPDYDNPAQLKPAIIFGALYAVVLFIVAAAKDMFGEQALYWIAGISGLTDVDAITLSTAKMFSEDRVDSQTAWRVILIATLSNLIFKAGIVAVLGSRRTFLYVCVAFGIAIAGGILLLVFWPGWDVTELGRLSGVSHLLNSGTK; encoded by the coding sequence ATGGAATCCTTCCAGTCACTTGCGATTTCTCTCGGCCTGGGGCTATTGGTCGGCCTGCAGCGTGAGTGGAAGGAGTCGGACATCGCGGGAATTCGCACGTTTCCGCTGATCACCATGCTGGGGACATTGTGCGTGATTGCGTCGGACGGTGTCGGCTGGCTCAGTGCAGCGGGCCTGCTATCCGTGGCGGCCATGCTTGCCATCGCTAACATCGCGAAACTACGGTCCGGCGTGAACAGCTCGGGGATGACTACCGAGGTCGCCGTGCTGTTGATGTATGTCGTCGGCAGTGCCTTGGCGGTCAACCAAACGGGGCCGGCGATTGTGACGGCCGGGGTCGCCGCAGTCCTGCTGCACTGGAAAGCTCGACTGCACGGTGTCGTCGATGCCATGACAGCGAAAGACTTGCGCGCGGTGATGAATCTTGCGTTGATCGGGCTGATCATTCTGCCACTTCTGCCAGACGAGACCTACGGCCCCTACAACGTCCTGAACCCGTTTAGCATCTGGCGGATGGTGGTGCTGATCGTCGGAATTAGCATGGCCGCATACGTCGCGCAAAAGCTGCTGGGTGCCAAAGCCGGTGCGGTCCTTGGCGGCATTTTCGGCGGACTGATCTCTAGCACCGCGACCACCGTCAGCTACGCCCGTCAAACCAAAGACACACCCAATATCAGTGCGATCGCGGCTCTGGTGATCATGATCGCGTCGACGATTGTCAACATACGCGTGTTGATCGAAATCGGCGCGGTGGCGCCGGCTCTGCTCGATGTTGCGTTTCCGCCGATCGCTGCGATGTTGGTGTTGATGGTTCTGGAGTGTGCCCTGCTATACATGCCCGTCCGAAAGCAAGACACCACCGCACCGGACTATGACAACCCGGCTCAGCTGAAACCGGCCATTATCTTCGGCGCGCTGTACGCCGTCGTGCTGTTCATCGTTGCAGCCGCCAAGGATATGTTCGGCGAACAGGCCTTGTACTGGATTGCCGGCATTTCGGGGCTGACCGACGTGGATGCGATCACGCTTTCGACGGCCAAGATGTTTAGCGAAGATCGCGTCGATTCACAAACCGCTTGGCGAGTGATCCTGATCGCCACACTGTCCAACCTCATCTTCAAAGCCGGAATCGTAGCGGTACTCGGAAGCCGTCGAACGTTTCTATACGTGTGCGTTGCCTTCGGAATTGCAATTGCCGGTGGAATCTTGCTGCTGGTGTTTTGGCCTGGATGGGATGTCACCGAATTGGGCCGTTTGTCCGGTGTCTCGCATTTGCTGAACAGCGGTACGAAATAG
- a CDS encoding DUF4198 domain-containing protein produces the protein MNQIIFRSATVIAWLGIAASVNAHYLWIAVDREADSRTGANIYFEEAARPGDGFYLDHFLGSSDVWIRTIENPSPDAIKADEVKDGENRWMRVTVPPADEYSVDAYGKFGVYAYGQTNVLLHYYARNLSVQSHDAMHELGRAEQMDLDLVPHDVGELLEFTLLWKGKPVADRMVFVRGPDGLRLNVKTDVDGRIELQRPASGRLTLRSSVEFSTPGKDNGEAYEKIRHNITLVMPIDGTSEGP, from the coding sequence GTGAATCAGATCATTTTTCGTTCCGCCACCGTCATCGCCTGGCTGGGCATCGCGGCGTCAGTGAACGCCCACTACTTGTGGATCGCCGTTGACCGCGAAGCCGACAGCCGTACCGGGGCCAACATTTACTTCGAAGAAGCTGCGCGCCCGGGCGATGGATTTTACCTGGACCACTTTCTTGGCAGCAGCGATGTATGGATTCGCACGATCGAAAATCCCTCGCCGGATGCGATCAAAGCGGATGAAGTCAAGGACGGCGAAAACCGGTGGATGCGAGTGACGGTGCCGCCGGCCGACGAATACAGCGTGGACGCTTACGGAAAGTTTGGCGTTTACGCCTACGGTCAAACCAATGTGTTGCTTCACTATTACGCACGCAATTTGTCGGTCCAATCGCATGATGCCATGCATGAACTCGGGCGAGCGGAGCAGATGGACCTGGATCTTGTACCGCACGATGTGGGTGAACTTCTGGAGTTCACGCTGCTGTGGAAGGGCAAGCCGGTCGCTGATCGAATGGTCTTTGTGCGTGGGCCGGACGGTCTTCGGCTGAATGTGAAGACCGACGTCGACGGCAGAATCGAATTGCAGCGTCCGGCGTCCGGCAGACTGACCTTGCGAAGCAGCGTCGAATTTTCAACGCCCGGCAAGGACAACGGCGAAGCCTATGAAAAGATTCGGCACAATATCACGCTTGTGATGCCGATCGATGGCACCTCCGAAGGGCCCTGA
- a CDS encoding MTH1187 family thiamine-binding protein, whose amino-acid sequence MKVIMDLCIVPMGVGVSVSKYVAECQKVLQEAGLDHQLHAYGTNIEGDWDEVFAAVKQCHERVHAMGAPRITTSIKVGTRTDRNQTMQDKIDSVQTP is encoded by the coding sequence ATGAAAGTCATCATGGATCTGTGCATCGTCCCGATGGGCGTCGGTGTCTCGGTCAGCAAGTACGTCGCCGAGTGCCAAAAGGTACTGCAGGAAGCGGGGTTGGATCACCAGCTTCACGCCTACGGAACGAATATCGAAGGCGATTGGGATGAAGTCTTCGCCGCGGTGAAACAATGCCACGAGCGGGTCCACGCGATGGGCGCACCTCGCATCACGACAAGCATCAAAGTGGGCACGCGAACCGACCGCAACCAAACAATGCAGGACAAAATCGACAGCGTCCAAACGCCGTAG